Below is a window of Sporosarcina ureae DNA.
TTGTTTTTAACACTCTCCATATTGATAGATAGATAATTTTCAGATAGGTATCCTATTGGTAAGTATGGATGTTGGACATTTCCTGCGTTTTCTTGAATTTCATTCAAAGAAAAAAGCTCAAGCCCACCACCGATATTTATGTTATCTATTACCATTTGGAATAATTTTATTCCATTACTATAATTTAAGAGCATTCTATAGTCTTCTGGAAATTTTACACCATTTTCTTTTTCTAAGTACAATATTTCATTATCTTCTGCAGATAAATTAAATGAGCATATTCCTTCGTAATAATTACCTTTTTCTCCGTAAATTAAGATTTCTCCATTTGTACCTAATCGGTTCTTTAGTGTATCTAAAGATTTAGTAATAAAGTGCAAATTATCACCCCCATAAATATTTAGTAAGCACTCCACCACGGATTTAAAACTTTTTGATGTACGTTTCTTATTAGTGGAAATAAATTAGAGTTTGCATTTGATCCACCATATTCTCTAGGGATGACATGATGGATATCGTAATCCACCCACTTCCATGGAGGATTCCCGTAAGTACCAATGTAATGTGCAATATATATTCCTCTCTGAACACTACTATCCCAAGGAACTCTGTTCTCTTTAGGAACGACTGGCATATTGGCTTTTGTTGGACGAGCCATAGTTTTACCGTTATGAGTATTTTTACCGATGGATATATTTTAGCTTTTTTATTTGCTAATACAGGTTTGGAGGAATCGGAAGATGTTTTTACTCCAAGTCCTGTCCAACCAGCAGTAGATGTCGCTTTAGCCATTCTAAA
It encodes the following:
- a CDS encoding SMI1/KNR4 family protein, which encodes MHFITKSLDTLKNRLGTNGEILIYGEKGNYYEGICSFNLSAEDNEILYLEKENGVKFPEDYRMLLNYSNGIKLFQMVIDNINIGGGLELFSLNEIQENAGNVQHPYLPIGYLSENYLSINMESVKNNQPNYLYLCSFLESIPLNLNLELFVDRYIISQGSNFWDWPIYTANNFYKFDE